In Streptomyces violaceusniger Tu 4113, one DNA window encodes the following:
- a CDS encoding rhomboid family intramembrane serine protease translates to MEDQAVCCYRHPQRETGISCTRCERPICPECMISASVGFHCPECVSGRMPAGAGASAAGPPPRAVQPRTMAGGTITSDPRLITKILVAINIAVWLAALSAGDRLVNDLDLVGRAYDPGAAQIVGVAEGQWWRLVTSIFLHQQLIHIAFNMLSLWWIGGPLEAALGRVRFIVLYILSGLGGSALSYLLAAQNQPSLGASGAIFGLLGATAVLMRRLNYDMRPVIALLALNLLFTFTWSGIAWQAHVGGLVAGTVVAYGMVHAPREKRALVQRGTCALVLLAIIAMVWIRTIQLTG, encoded by the coding sequence ATGGAGGACCAGGCGGTCTGTTGCTATCGGCACCCTCAGCGGGAGACCGGCATCAGCTGCACCCGCTGTGAGCGCCCGATCTGCCCCGAGTGCATGATCAGCGCCTCTGTGGGGTTCCACTGCCCTGAGTGCGTGAGCGGACGGATGCCCGCCGGGGCCGGGGCCTCGGCCGCCGGTCCCCCGCCGCGTGCCGTCCAGCCGCGCACCATGGCCGGCGGCACGATCACCTCGGACCCCCGGCTGATCACCAAGATCCTGGTCGCCATCAACATCGCGGTATGGCTCGCGGCGCTGTCCGCGGGCGACCGGCTGGTGAACGATCTCGACCTGGTCGGGCGGGCCTATGACCCCGGCGCGGCGCAGATCGTCGGAGTCGCCGAGGGCCAGTGGTGGCGGCTGGTCACTTCGATCTTCCTTCACCAGCAGCTCATCCACATCGCCTTCAACATGCTGTCGCTGTGGTGGATCGGCGGACCGCTGGAGGCCGCGCTCGGCCGCGTCCGCTTCATCGTGCTCTACATACTGTCCGGGCTGGGCGGCAGTGCGCTGTCGTATCTCCTCGCCGCACAGAACCAGCCGTCGCTGGGCGCCTCCGGCGCGATCTTCGGCCTGCTCGGCGCCACCGCCGTGCTGATGCGTCGGCTGAACTACGACATGCGGCCGGTCATCGCGCTGCTGGCGCTGAATCTGCTCTTCACTTTCACCTGGTCCGGAATCGCCTGGCAGGCCCATGTCGGCGGCCTGGTCGCGGGCACGGTGGTGGCGTACGGGATGGTGCACGCGCCCCGCGAGAAGCGGGCGCTGGTGCAGCGCGGGACCTGCGCCCTGGTGCTGCTGGCGATCATCGCGATGGTGTGGATCCGGACGATCCAGCTCACCGGCTGA
- the crgA gene encoding cell division protein CrgA: MPKSRIRKKDDFTPPPAKQAASINLNSGRRWVAPLMLAMFLIGLAWIVIFYVTTGDMPVKSLGNWNIVVGFGFIAAGFVVSTQWK, translated from the coding sequence GTGCCGAAGTCACGGATCCGCAAGAAGGACGACTTCACGCCGCCGCCGGCGAAGCAGGCAGCCAGCATCAACTTGAACAGCGGCCGCCGGTGGGTGGCACCGCTGATGCTGGCCATGTTCCTGATCGGCCTCGCGTGGATCGTCATCTTCTACGTGACCACGGGCGATATGCCGGTCAAGTCGCTCGGCAACTGGAACATCGTGGTCGGCTTCGGCTTCATCGCCGCGGGCTTCGTCGTCTCCACCCAGTGGAAGTGA
- a CDS encoding DUF881 domain-containing protein, translating into MSNSADSPTPASRRPRFRPVRLLTGAVFALAGVIFWTSFNTAQGTNIRSDESMLRLSDLIQERSRKNGTLGDSTGKIRSEVDALARRDNGSTQAERRKLAELEKTAGTRKLSGAGLTVTLTDAPPNATPQIPGVPDPQPNDLVIHQQDLQAVVNALWQGGAKGIKVMDQRLISTSAVRCVGNTLILQGQVYSPPYKVTAVGDRGKLSAALTASPTIQNYRSYVDAYGLGWKVDQHDKVTLPGYSGTVDLHQAQPIG; encoded by the coding sequence TTGAGCAATTCCGCTGACTCCCCCACCCCGGCGTCCCGCCGCCCCCGGTTCCGGCCCGTGCGACTGCTGACCGGCGCGGTCTTCGCGCTGGCCGGAGTGATCTTCTGGACCAGTTTCAACACGGCTCAGGGCACCAACATCCGCAGCGATGAATCGATGCTGCGGCTCTCCGATCTCATCCAGGAACGCAGCCGTAAGAACGGCACCCTGGGCGACAGCACCGGCAAAATACGCTCCGAGGTCGACGCCCTCGCCCGCCGGGACAATGGCAGCACCCAGGCCGAGCGCCGCAAGCTGGCCGAGCTGGAGAAGACCGCCGGCACCAGGAAACTCTCCGGAGCCGGCCTTACGGTCACCCTCACCGACGCCCCGCCGAACGCCACCCCGCAGATCCCCGGCGTCCCGGATCCCCAGCCCAACGATCTCGTCATCCACCAGCAGGACCTGCAGGCCGTGGTCAACGCCCTGTGGCAGGGCGGCGCCAAGGGGATCAAGGTCATGGATCAGCGGCTGATCTCCACCAGCGCGGTGCGCTGCGTCGGCAACACCCTGATCCTGCAGGGCCAGGTCTACTCACCGCCCTACAAGGTCACCGCCGTGGGTGACCGGGGCAAGCTGAGCGCCGCCCTCACCGCCTCGCCCACGATCCAGAACTACCGCAGCTATGTCGACGCGTACGGCCTCGGCTGGAAAGTCGACCAGCACGACAAGGTGACTCTTCCCGGCTACTCCGGCACAGTGGATCTGCACCAGGCACAGCCCATCGGATAG
- a CDS encoding class E sortase, protein MRTRLIVRTLSEICVTVGALIILLVVYVLYWTSVRADRAMDGEIDHLQDRWATGTVTAGAEPSSEPRRHESGASFAIMYIPRFGAGWAKPVLEGTATGTLKKGLGHYSRTARLGALGNFAVAGHRRTYGDPFKDFPALRPGDAVVLTDGTTWFTYRVDRRPYRTLPTDTGVIDPVPRASGFRRPGRYLTLTTCEPEWGHSHRLITWAHLDATQSVAQGKPKALYR, encoded by the coding sequence ATGAGAACGCGGCTGATCGTCAGGACGCTCAGTGAGATCTGCGTCACCGTCGGAGCCCTGATCATCCTTTTGGTGGTCTACGTCCTGTACTGGACCTCGGTGCGGGCCGACCGGGCCATGGACGGCGAGATCGATCACCTCCAGGACCGATGGGCCACCGGCACGGTCACCGCCGGCGCCGAGCCCTCGTCCGAGCCCCGCCGCCACGAGTCCGGCGCCTCCTTCGCGATCATGTACATCCCGCGCTTCGGCGCCGGCTGGGCCAAGCCCGTCCTCGAGGGCACCGCCACCGGCACCCTGAAGAAGGGGCTCGGCCACTACTCCCGCACCGCCCGCCTCGGTGCCCTCGGCAACTTCGCCGTCGCCGGGCACCGCCGCACCTACGGCGACCCCTTCAAGGACTTCCCCGCGCTGCGCCCCGGTGACGCGGTGGTGCTGACCGACGGCACCACCTGGTTCACCTACCGCGTCGACCGGCGGCCCTACCGCACCCTGCCGACCGACACCGGGGTGATCGATCCGGTGCCGCGCGCGTCCGGTTTCCGGCGCCCCGGGCGCTATCTCACGCTGACGACCTGTGAGCCGGAGTGGGGCCACAGCCACCGCCTGATCACCTGGGCGCACCTCGACGCGACCCAATCGGTTGCCCAAGGCAAGCCCAAGGCTTTGTACAGGTGA
- a CDS encoding aminodeoxychorismate/anthranilate synthase component II — MSARILVVDNYDSFVFNLVQYLYQLGAECEVVRNDEVSLAHAQDGFDGVLLSPGPGTPEEAGVCVEMVRHCASTGVPVFGVCLGMQSMAVAYGGVVGRAPELLHGKTSLVTHEGTGVFSGLPTPFTATRYHSLAVERGTVPPELEITAWTETGIAMGLRHRALRVEGVQFHPESVLTEWGHLMLANWLVECGDTDAVGRSAGLAPVVGAVGGKAGE, encoded by the coding sequence ATGAGCGCGCGCATCCTGGTCGTCGACAACTACGACAGCTTCGTCTTCAACCTCGTCCAGTACCTCTACCAGCTCGGCGCCGAGTGCGAGGTGGTGCGCAACGACGAGGTCTCCCTCGCGCACGCCCAGGACGGCTTCGACGGAGTCCTGCTGTCCCCCGGGCCCGGCACCCCGGAGGAGGCGGGGGTCTGCGTCGAGATGGTGCGGCACTGCGCGAGCACCGGGGTACCGGTGTTCGGCGTCTGCCTGGGGATGCAGTCCATGGCCGTCGCCTACGGCGGCGTCGTCGGACGGGCCCCGGAGCTGCTGCACGGCAAGACCTCGCTGGTGACCCATGAGGGCACCGGCGTCTTCAGCGGACTGCCCACGCCCTTCACCGCCACCCGCTACCACTCGCTGGCCGTGGAACGGGGGACGGTGCCCCCGGAGTTGGAGATCACGGCCTGGACGGAGACCGGCATCGCCATGGGGCTGCGCCACCGTGCACTGCGGGTCGAGGGCGTCCAGTTCCACCCCGAGTCGGTCCTCACCGAATGGGGCCATCTGATGCTCGCCAACTGGCTGGTGGAGTGCGGGGACACGGATGCCGTGGGGCGGTCCGCGGGGCTCGCCCCGGTGGTCGGGGCGGTCGGCGGTAAGGCCGGCGAGTGA
- a CDS encoding class E sortase has translation MTGPRPEREGAGHGAREPAPYAPYGSHEQHAAHDAHGAHGGRDAHGAVGPDAFAAAAEGLRDPLADPLPDSAPAGPSAPAGPTGRAMGTASLSVPPPTGRRRRARPAPAGPEEGAEAAGPPTGRRRARAASSGPSGSSGPSGAAHAAQTPVRAPGTPARSSEPSARVPEAAETAVLPPVTPRGADETVALRAVEAAPADRTMALRKVEPDRDSGAEPPPYGRAARRKAAQGAGKRAGRHGSRARPGTAEAGATGPTEGAGSAADAAPRTRMEAKRAARARKDSPGVVASRVVGELFITLGVVMLLFVTYQLWWTNIRAHQQANGAANNLQKKWDENGGDDRDPGTFSPGQGFAIIYIPKLDVKAPIAEGIDKHKVLDRGMVGHYGKSPLKTAMPWDKKGNFALAGHRNTHGEPFRYINRLKPGDEIVVETQSRYYTYAMSSILPQTSPSNTGVIKPVPPGSGFTEPGRYITLTTCTPEFTSTYRMILWGKMVEERPRSKGKPDALVE, from the coding sequence GTGACCGGACCGCGCCCTGAGCGCGAGGGCGCCGGCCACGGCGCCCGGGAGCCCGCCCCGTACGCGCCGTACGGGTCTCATGAGCAGCACGCCGCCCATGACGCCCATGGCGCGCATGGGGGCCGCGACGCACATGGCGCGGTGGGCCCGGACGCGTTCGCGGCGGCCGCGGAGGGCCTACGGGACCCGCTGGCAGACCCGCTGCCGGACTCTGCCCCGGCCGGGCCCTCCGCCCCGGCCGGGCCCACGGGGCGGGCCATGGGCACCGCGTCGCTCTCCGTGCCGCCGCCCACCGGCCGCCGACGGCGCGCCCGCCCGGCCCCCGCGGGGCCGGAGGAGGGCGCTGAGGCCGCCGGGCCGCCCACGGGGCGCCGACGCGCCCGTGCGGCTTCCTCGGGGCCCTCAGGGTCCTCGGGGCCCTCAGGGGCCGCACACGCCGCTCAGACGCCCGTACGCGCCCCGGGGACGCCCGCACGTTCCTCCGAGCCGTCCGCACGCGTCCCGGAGGCCGCGGAGACGGCCGTCCTGCCCCCGGTGACGCCCCGGGGCGCCGACGAGACGGTCGCTCTGCGCGCTGTGGAGGCGGCGCCCGCCGACCGGACCATGGCGCTGCGCAAGGTCGAGCCGGACCGGGACAGCGGCGCCGAGCCCCCGCCCTACGGCCGGGCCGCCCGCCGTAAGGCCGCCCAGGGGGCCGGGAAGCGCGCCGGACGGCATGGCTCCCGCGCCCGGCCCGGCACGGCCGAGGCGGGCGCCACAGGGCCCACGGAGGGCGCGGGGAGCGCCGCGGACGCCGCGCCCCGCACCCGTATGGAGGCCAAGCGCGCCGCGCGGGCCCGTAAGGACAGCCCCGGGGTGGTGGCGAGCCGGGTGGTCGGCGAGCTGTTCATCACGCTCGGCGTGGTGATGCTGCTCTTCGTCACCTATCAGCTGTGGTGGACGAACATCCGTGCCCATCAGCAGGCCAACGGCGCCGCGAACAACCTGCAGAAGAAGTGGGACGAGAACGGCGGCGACGACCGGGACCCGGGCACCTTCTCCCCCGGGCAGGGCTTCGCGATCATCTACATCCCCAAGCTGGATGTGAAGGCCCCGATCGCGGAGGGCATCGACAAGCACAAGGTGCTCGACCGCGGCATGGTCGGCCACTACGGCAAGAGCCCGCTGAAGACCGCCATGCCGTGGGACAAGAAGGGCAACTTCGCGCTCGCCGGGCATCGCAACACCCATGGCGAGCCGTTCCGCTACATCAACCGCCTCAAGCCCGGCGACGAGATCGTCGTCGAGACGCAGAGCCGGTACTACACCTATGCGATGAGCAGCATCCTGCCGCAGACGTCGCCGTCCAACACGGGCGTCATCAAGCCGGTGCCGCCCGGCTCCGGCTTCACCGAGCCGGGCCGGTACATCACGCTGACCACCTGCACCCCCGAATTCACCAGCACCTACCGGATGATCCTCTGGGGCAAGATGGTCGAGGAGCGGCCGCGTAGCAAGGGAAAGCCGGACGCGCTGGTCGAATGA
- a CDS encoding class E sortase, which translates to MARTDHDERQDRHPGPPATPSRRPGRGWVAAAIAVFGELLITAGLILALFVVYSLWWTNVLADREAKKQGDRVRKHWSQQGPGRLDTKNGIGFLHVPSMHNGDVLVKKGTSTETLNDGVAGYYTQPVKSAMPWDKKGNFSLAAHRDGHGAKFHNIDKVHDGDAVVFETRDTWYVYKVYATLPETSKYNVDVLNAVPKESGRKRPGRYITLSTCTPVYTSRHRYIVWGELERTEKVDADRTPPKELR; encoded by the coding sequence GTGGCACGGACCGACCACGACGAGCGGCAGGACCGGCACCCCGGCCCGCCCGCAACGCCCAGCCGTCGTCCCGGCCGTGGGTGGGTAGCCGCGGCCATCGCGGTCTTCGGCGAGCTGCTGATCACCGCGGGGCTGATCCTCGCGCTGTTCGTCGTCTACTCGCTGTGGTGGACCAACGTCCTGGCCGACCGTGAGGCGAAGAAGCAGGGCGACCGGGTGCGCAAGCACTGGTCGCAGCAGGGGCCGGGCAGGCTGGACACCAAGAACGGCATCGGCTTCCTGCACGTACCGTCCATGCACAACGGCGACGTGCTGGTCAAGAAGGGCACCAGCACCGAGACCCTCAACGACGGCGTGGCCGGCTACTACACCCAGCCGGTCAAGTCCGCGATGCCGTGGGACAAGAAGGGCAACTTCAGCCTGGCCGCGCACCGGGACGGGCACGGCGCGAAATTCCACAACATCGACAAGGTCCACGACGGCGACGCGGTGGTCTTCGAGACCCGCGACACCTGGTACGTCTACAAGGTCTACGCGACGCTGCCGGAGACCTCGAAGTACAACGTGGACGTGCTGAACGCGGTCCCGAAGGAGTCGGGCCGGAAGCGGCCGGGCCGCTACATCACGCTCTCGACCTGCACCCCCGTCTACACCTCCCGCCACCGCTACATCGTCTGGGGCGAACTGGAGCGCACCGAGAAGGTCGACGCGGACCGCACGCCCCCCAAGGAACTGCGCTGA
- the pknB gene encoding Stk1 family PASTA domain-containing Ser/Thr kinase has protein sequence MEEPRRLGGRYELGSVLGRGGMAEVYLAHDTRLGRTVAVKTLRADLARDPSFQARFRREAQSAASLNHPAIVAVYDTGEDYVDGVSIPYIVMEYVDGSTLRELLHSGRKLLPERSLEMTTGILQALEYSHRNNIVHRDIKPANVMLTRDGQVKVMDFGIARAMGDAGMTMTQTAAVIGTAQYLSPEQAKGETVDARSDLYSTGCLLYELLTVRPPFVGDSPVAVAYQHVREDPQSPSTYDPEITPEMDAIVLRALVKDPDYRYQSADEMRADIEAALEGQPVAATAALGAVGYGSEDQPTAMLRPQNAGAGAQTSMLPPMRDDDGGFGYDERPDRGRGRGGSGKKSNLSTILLIVAGILVLVGAIFIGKSLFGGGKNDGMVPVPNLVGKTIADAKSQGENGDFKIKNVGSKFCENADKDTVCEQNPESGGEIKRYGVVELTMSKGPKPAARVEVPDVLNVQYASAKDQLEAKGFKVEQKTQQSDQTAGKVIDQNPKGGKKVAKGATITLTVAEAQQKVTVPDVTTQKVADATAALQGKGLKVQTQEVDNGDVEAGTVTDQTPKGGQEVLPGSTVTLTVAKAAAENVPVPNLGGQKLKDAKKALQDLGLNVGNITGPQDDEATVVASQPGAGTQVPKGQSVNLITVAGQGNGGNGNGGGDGGGIFGGQNGF, from the coding sequence ATGGAAGAGCCGCGTCGCCTCGGCGGCCGGTATGAGCTGGGCTCAGTGCTCGGCCGCGGTGGCATGGCGGAGGTCTACCTCGCGCACGACACCCGCCTCGGCCGTACTGTCGCTGTGAAGACGCTCCGGGCGGACCTCGCCCGTGACCCGTCCTTCCAGGCCCGGTTCCGCCGAGAGGCCCAGTCGGCCGCCTCGCTCAACCATCCCGCGATCGTCGCGGTCTACGACACCGGCGAGGACTACGTCGACGGTGTCTCGATCCCCTACATCGTGATGGAGTACGTCGACGGTTCCACGCTGCGTGAGCTTCTCCACTCGGGCAGAAAGCTGCTCCCCGAGCGCTCGCTGGAGATGACCACCGGAATCCTCCAGGCACTCGAGTACTCGCACCGCAACAACATCGTCCACCGGGACATCAAGCCGGCCAACGTCATGCTCACGCGGGACGGCCAGGTCAAGGTGATGGACTTCGGCATCGCCCGCGCCATGGGCGACGCCGGTATGACCATGACGCAGACGGCCGCCGTCATCGGCACCGCCCAGTACCTCTCCCCCGAGCAGGCCAAGGGCGAGACCGTCGACGCGCGCAGCGACCTGTACTCCACCGGGTGTCTGCTCTACGAGCTGCTGACCGTAAGGCCGCCGTTCGTGGGCGACTCCCCGGTGGCCGTCGCGTATCAGCATGTGCGGGAGGACCCGCAGTCGCCGAGCACCTACGACCCCGAGATCACCCCGGAGATGGACGCCATCGTCCTGCGGGCGCTGGTCAAGGACCCCGACTACCGCTACCAGTCGGCCGACGAGATGCGTGCCGACATCGAAGCGGCCCTGGAGGGACAGCCGGTGGCCGCCACCGCCGCGCTGGGCGCGGTCGGCTACGGCTCCGAGGACCAGCCCACCGCGATGCTGCGGCCGCAGAACGCCGGTGCCGGGGCGCAGACCTCGATGCTTCCGCCGATGCGCGATGACGACGGGGGCTTCGGCTACGACGAGCGGCCGGACCGTGGCCGGGGGCGCGGGGGCTCCGGCAAGAAGAGCAACCTCTCGACGATCCTGCTGATCGTCGCGGGGATACTGGTGCTGGTCGGCGCGATCTTCATCGGGAAGTCGCTGTTCGGCGGCGGTAAGAACGACGGCATGGTCCCGGTCCCCAATCTCGTCGGCAAGACGATCGCCGACGCCAAGAGCCAAGGGGAGAACGGCGACTTCAAGATCAAGAACGTCGGCTCCAAGTTCTGCGAGAACGCGGACAAGGACACCGTCTGCGAGCAGAACCCCGAGAGCGGCGGCGAGATCAAGCGGTACGGCGTGGTCGAGCTGACCATGTCCAAGGGCCCCAAGCCCGCGGCGAGGGTCGAGGTGCCGGACGTCCTGAACGTGCAGTACGCGTCGGCCAAGGATCAGCTCGAGGCCAAGGGCTTCAAGGTCGAGCAGAAGACCCAGCAGTCGGACCAGACCGCCGGCAAGGTGATCGACCAGAACCCGAAGGGCGGCAAGAAGGTCGCGAAGGGCGCCACGATCACCCTGACCGTCGCCGAGGCACAGCAGAAGGTCACCGTCCCGGACGTGACCACGCAGAAGGTCGCGGACGCCACGGCCGCCCTCCAGGGGAAGGGCCTCAAGGTCCAGACGCAGGAGGTCGACAACGGCGACGTCGAGGCCGGTACGGTCACCGACCAGACGCCCAAGGGCGGCCAGGAGGTCCTGCCCGGTTCGACGGTCACGCTGACCGTCGCCAAGGCAGCCGCGGAGAACGTGCCGGTGCCCAACCTGGGCGGCCAGAAGCTCAAGGACGCCAAGAAGGCGCTCCAGGACCTGGGCCTGAACGTGGGCAACATCACCGGTCCGCAGGACGACGAGGCCACCGTGGTGGCCAGCCAGCCCGGTGCGGGCACCCAAGTGCCCAAGGGCCAGTCCGTGAACCTCATCACGGTCGCCGGGCAGGGCAACGGAGGGAACGGCAACGGAGGCGGGGACGGCGGAGGCATCTTCGGCGGCCAGAACGGCTTCTAG
- a CDS encoding peptidoglycan D,D-transpeptidase FtsI family protein, whose protein sequence is MNKPLRRIAIFCGLLVFALLLRDNWVQYVQADELKNHEKNRRVLIARYGQPRGNIIVDGQPITGSVETNGTDFKYKRTYKNGPMWAPVTGFASQAFDANQIEKLEDQILTGNDDRLFFNRTIDMITGKKQKGGDVITTLNGKAQKAAFEGLGNKKGAVAALDPRTGKILALASTPSYDPSKIAGASKKDSDAYNALKPDVDKDDPMLNRALRQTYPPGSTFKVVTAAAALENGKYADIDGPTDSPDPWKLPLSTQPLPNEGNIPCKDASLRQALRYSCNTVFGKLGDDLGKDKMLEEAEKFGFNKEVLTPVRTNASVYPKKMDQPGNAMSSIGQFDNRATPLQMAMVASAVANDGKLMKPYMVDSLRAPNLNTIEQTDPEQMSQPLSSENAQKLQSMMETVVKEGTGTSAQIPGVTVGGKTGTAQHGVANSKNPYAWFISYAKGNNGSPVAVAVVIEGSDTLRGDIAGGKLAAPIAKSVMRAVLETESDK, encoded by the coding sequence GTGAACAAGCCGCTGCGCCGTATCGCGATCTTCTGTGGACTTCTCGTCTTCGCCCTGCTGCTGCGGGACAACTGGGTCCAGTACGTCCAGGCCGACGAGCTCAAGAACCACGAGAAGAACCGCAGGGTCCTGATCGCCCGTTACGGCCAGCCGCGCGGCAACATCATCGTCGACGGCCAGCCGATCACCGGATCCGTCGAGACCAACGGCACCGACTTCAAGTACAAGCGCACCTACAAGAACGGTCCCATGTGGGCACCGGTCACGGGGTTCGCCTCGCAGGCCTTCGACGCCAACCAGATCGAGAAGCTCGAAGACCAAATCCTTACGGGCAACGACGACCGCCTCTTCTTCAACCGGACGATCGACATGATCACCGGCAAGAAGCAGAAGGGCGGCGACGTCATCACCACCCTGAACGGCAAGGCCCAGAAGGCCGCGTTCGAGGGCCTCGGTAACAAGAAGGGCGCCGTCGCCGCGCTCGACCCGCGCACCGGCAAGATCCTCGCCCTCGCCTCCACCCCGAGCTACGACCCCTCGAAGATCGCGGGCGCCTCCAAGAAGGACTCCGACGCGTACAACGCGCTCAAGCCGGACGTCGACAAGGACGACCCGATGCTCAACCGGGCGCTGCGGCAGACCTACCCGCCCGGCTCGACCTTCAAGGTCGTCACCGCGGCGGCCGCGCTGGAGAACGGCAAGTACGCGGACATCGACGGGCCGACCGATTCCCCGGACCCCTGGAAGCTCCCGCTGTCCACCCAGCCGCTGCCCAACGAGGGGAACATCCCCTGCAAGGACGCCTCGCTGCGGCAGGCGCTCCGCTACTCCTGCAACACGGTCTTCGGCAAGCTCGGTGACGACCTCGGCAAGGACAAGATGCTCGAGGAGGCCGAGAAGTTCGGCTTCAACAAGGAGGTCCTGACGCCGGTCCGCACCAACGCCAGCGTCTACCCCAAGAAGATGGACCAGCCGGGCAACGCGATGTCGTCCATCGGCCAGTTCGACAACCGGGCCACCCCGCTGCAGATGGCGATGGTCGCCTCCGCGGTCGCCAATGACGGCAAGCTGATGAAGCCGTACATGGTCGACTCGCTGCGCGCGCCCAACCTCAACACCATCGAGCAGACCGACCCGGAGCAGATGAGCCAGCCGCTCAGCTCGGAGAACGCCCAGAAGCTCCAGAGCATGATGGAGACCGTGGTCAAGGAGGGCACCGGCACCAGCGCCCAGATCCCGGGCGTCACGGTCGGCGGCAAGACCGGTACCGCGCAGCACGGCGTCGCCAACAGCAAGAACCCCTACGCGTGGTTCATCTCCTACGCCAAGGGGAACAACGGCTCGCCGGTCGCGGTCGCGGTGGTCATCGAAGGGTCCGACACCCTCCGTGGCGACATCGCCGGTGGCAAGCTGGCCGCGCCGATCGCCAAGAGCGTGATGCGGGCCGTACTGGAAACCGAGAGCGACAAGTGA
- a CDS encoding FtsW/RodA/SpoVE family cell cycle protein: MSSSTTNTTTISTAGPPSRRNTELAMLVFAVIIPVFAYVNAGLALSDEMPTGMLSYGIGLGLLAAVGHLVVRKFAPYADPLLLPIATLLNGLGLVLIWRLDQSKRLAQRAESIGQVFAPSAPNQLIYSALGVALFVGVLILLKDHRLLQRYTYISMVVALILLILPVFFPPRFGARIWITLGSFSIQPGEFAKIIIAVFFSGYLMVKRDALALASRRFMGLYLPRGRDLGPILVVWAISILILVFETDLGTSLLFFGLFVVMLYVATERTSWIVFGLLMSAVGAVGVATFEPHVQQRVDAWLDPFAAFKTGGSDQIAQAMMAFGSGGVFGTGLGQGNSDLIGFAANSDFILATIGEELGLAGTMAILLLYGLIVERGVRTALAARDPFGKLLAIGLSAAFAIQVFVVAGGVMGLIPLTGMTMPFIAQGGSSVIANWALVAILIKISDTARRPAPAPAPTTDAEMTQVVRP; encoded by the coding sequence ATGAGCAGTAGTACGACCAACACGACGACCATCAGTACGGCCGGGCCGCCGAGCAGGCGGAACACCGAGCTGGCCATGCTCGTCTTCGCGGTGATCATTCCGGTCTTCGCCTACGTCAACGCGGGCCTCGCGCTCAGCGACGAGATGCCCACCGGCATGCTCAGCTACGGCATCGGACTCGGTCTGCTGGCCGCCGTCGGCCATCTGGTGGTCCGGAAGTTCGCGCCGTACGCGGATCCGCTGCTGCTGCCGATCGCCACGCTCCTCAACGGGCTGGGCCTGGTGCTCATCTGGCGGCTGGACCAGTCCAAGCGACTGGCCCAGCGGGCGGAGAGCATCGGCCAGGTCTTCGCGCCCTCGGCTCCCAACCAGCTGATCTACTCGGCGCTGGGTGTCGCCCTCTTCGTCGGCGTGCTGATCCTGCTCAAGGATCACCGCCTTCTCCAGCGCTACACCTACATCTCCATGGTGGTGGCGCTGATCCTGCTGATCCTGCCGGTGTTCTTCCCGCCCCGGTTCGGCGCGCGCATCTGGATCACCCTCGGAAGCTTCTCCATCCAGCCCGGCGAGTTCGCCAAGATCATCATCGCGGTGTTCTTCTCCGGCTATCTGATGGTCAAGCGGGACGCGCTCGCGCTCGCCAGCCGCCGCTTCATGGGGCTGTACCTGCCCCGCGGCCGCGACCTCGGCCCCATCCTGGTGGTCTGGGCGATAAGCATCCTCATCCTCGTCTTCGAGACCGACCTGGGCACCTCGCTGCTGTTCTTCGGCCTCTTCGTCGTGATGCTGTACGTCGCCACCGAGCGCACCAGCTGGATCGTCTTCGGTCTGCTGATGTCCGCGGTCGGCGCGGTCGGCGTCGCCACCTTCGAACCGCACGTCCAGCAGCGGGTGGACGCCTGGCTCGACCCCTTCGCGGCGTTCAAGACCGGGGGCAGTGACCAGATCGCCCAGGCGATGATGGCCTTCGGCTCCGGCGGGGTCTTCGGCACCGGCCTCGGCCAGGGCAACTCCGACCTCATCGGCTTCGCCGCCAACTCCGACTTCATCCTGGCCACGATCGGCGAGGAACTCGGGCTCGCGGGCACCATGGCGATCCTGCTGCTCTACGGCCTGATCGTGGAGCGCGGTGTGCGCACCGCGCTGGCCGCCCGTGACCCGTTCGGCAAGCTGCTGGCCATCGGCCTCTCCGCGGCCTTCGCCATCCAGGTCTTCGTCGTGGCGGGCGGTGTGATGGGCCTCATCCCGCTGACCGGTATGACCATGCCGTTCATCGCACAGGGTGGTTCGTCCGTCATCGCCAACTGGGCACTCGTCGCCATTCTGATCAAGATCAGCGACACCGCGCGCCGTCCGGCGCCGGCGCCCGCTCCCACCACAGACGCCGAGATGACCCAGGTGGTCCGACCGTGA